One Mycolicibacterium sp. TUM20985 genomic window, CCTCTATGCGAGCGCCTGCACCGCCGCCTGGGCGGGTTTCGGCGTCCAATCCGACCGGTACAGCCCGAACGTGTCGTCCGGGGCGCCGCTGCCGGTATTGCGGTCGCGGGTGGTGTAGACGTAGGCCGGGCCCGCGTAGGGCAGGGTGCGCCACGTGGCGAGGAAGTCGGTCAGGTACGCGGCCTGGGTGGCCTCGTCCGCGCTGGAGGTCGGCTCGCCGTACTCGGTGGCCCAGATCTTCTTGCCGCCGTCGCCGTTGGCCGACATCCGGTCGTGGATCGCCGCCACTTGCAGGATCGGCGAGTTGGCCAGGTTGCCACCCGCCGAGAACATGGTCGTGTACTGGTACGGGTGGTACGACAGGGCGTCGAATGAACCCTTCGCTCCCGCCGCGTACATCTGCTCGATGAACGTCACCGGATCCATCGTCAGCGAGAAGAACGACACGACGGCTCCGACGACGCCGCCGAGGACCAGGGCCGACGGGTCGGCACCCTTGATCTTCGGGTAGGCCGCCTTGAGCAGACCGGCGTACACGGCGGGTTCGGGACCCTGCGGACCGGACGTCCACGACATCGCGGCGTTGGGCTCGTTCCAGATCTCGTAGGCGGCGACGCGGCCGCGGAAGTGGCTGGCCGTGGCTCCGGCGAAGTCACCGTAGGTGCCCGCCGAGGCAGGCGGGCTGGAGACGGCGGGCAAGCCGGGCTCGACGGCCCACCCCGGGGACGACACCAGCGTGCCCAGCACCGACATCCCGCGGGCGTTGGCCGCGTCGACCATGAGGTCGACCTGGCCAAAGTCGTACTGCCCGGGATTGGGTTCCATGCCGGCCCACGGCATCATCACTCGTACGTTGCGGATGCCGGTGGCCGTCATCAGGTCGAAGGTCCGGTTCACGTCGTCGGGTGACATGCCGTAGATGTCGGAATCGGAGATGCCGACCGTGCTGCCGGAGGTGTTGATCGACGCCGTCTCGATGAACGGCAGGGTCCGCGACTCGGGGTGGATCACCGCGGTCGCGGTCGCCGATACGACGGCGACGGTCGCGACGGCAGCGACGATCTTGAAGACGTTGCGCACACTTCCCCCTCTTGGGCCCAGCCTCGAGACTTGAACCTAACAAAGTCCAGTCCTAGACACTTCGTCAGCGCGGTGGCCTGGCGTTACCTACCGCACCAGACGGCACAGCAGCATCGAGGCGCTGAAGACGCCCAGCGCCGCGGCGACGAGCAGCACGGTGACGTCAAGCCACGTGTTGCCGGGCGTCCCCAGCAGCAGGGCCCGAAGCGCGTTGACCTCGTAGCTGAGCGGGTTGACCGCGGACAGCCAGCGCAGCCACTGCGGCATGAGATCGACGGGGTAGAGGGCGTTGGACGCGAAGAACAGCGGCATGGTGATGGCCTGGCCTATCCCCATCTGCCGGTCGCGGTTGCGCACCAGCCCCGCCAACGTCATCGACAGGCAGGCGAAGAACGCCGAGCCGAGCACCACGACGCCCATCGCGGCGAGGATCCTCAGCGGGTTGGCGGTGAGATGGATGCCCATCAGGTAGGCGATCACCATGACGCCGACGACCTGGGCGACCGACCGCACCCCTGCCGCGAACGCCTTGCCGGTGATGAGCGCCGACGCTGGCGCCGGGGTGACCATCAGCTTGGCGAGGATTCCGGCGTCGCGGTCCCACACGATCTGGATGCCGTAGAAGATCGAGATGAACAGCGCCGACTGGGCGATGATGCCGGGGGCCAGGAACGCCAGGTAGGGCACGTCACCGGTGTCGATGACGTGCAGCCGCGAGAACGTCTGCCCGAAGATCAGCAACCACAGGGCGGGCTGCACCATGCGGGTGAGGAGTTCGCTGCGGTCGTGGGACAGCTTCTGCAATTCGACGAGTGCGAACGCGCCCATGCGGCGCAGCAATCCGTTCACGCGACCGATGCCGCGCGGGGCGCGGATCAGCTCGACGGTGACTGCATCAACTGACACGGCGGGCCGTCCTTCTGCTGGAACGGATCTCACTTAGTTGGCGGCGCGCGGTATCTCCGGTGAGGGTCTCACCTGCGTAGTGGCGGAACACGTCCTCGAGCGTTGCGTTCGGGGCGGCGTCCGAGCTGAGGGCGGACTTGAGATCCTGTGGCGACCCCACGGCCCGTAGCGCGCCATGGTGCATGAGGGCGACGCGGTCGCACAGCGCGTCGGCCTCCTCCATGTAGTGGGTGGTCAGCAGGACCGTCATCCCGTACTCCTCCTGCATGTCGGCCACCTGCGACCACACCGCGTCGCGCGCAATGGGATCCAGGCCCACGGTGGGCTCGTCGAGGATCAGCAGCGAGGGCCGGTTCACCAGCGCCTGCGCGAGTTCCAGCCGTCGGACCATGCCGCCGGAGTACGTGCTCGCGAGATTCTCGGCGACGTCGAGCAGGTTCATCGCCGAGAGGGCCTCGTCGACGCGGCCGCGGCGTTGCCGGCGGGGAACGTCGTACAACCGGGCGAACAGGTCGACGTTCTGCCGGCCCGTCAGGGCTGACTCGATCGAGAGTTGTTGCGGGACATAGCCAAGGTTGTGGCGGATGTCCATGGTGTCGCGCCGGGCGTCGAGACCGAAGATGCGTACCTCACCGTCCTGGACGGGGGTGAGCGTGGTGAGCACCCGCACCACGGTGGTCTTGCCCGCACCGTTGGGGCCGAGCAGGCCCACGGTCTCGCCGGCGCGGACCTCGAGGGTGAGGTCGTCGACGGCGGTGAAGTCGCCGTAGCGGTGGGTCAGGTTCCGGCAGTCGATCGCCGGGGGCCTCGCTGCGGGTGGCTTCATGCGGGCTCCTCGTGTAGTAGGCGGGTGACTTCGGCGAGCACGACGAGACCCTCGCTGAGCCGGTCGCGCTGATCGGGATCGAGTCGGGCGAGCGCGGCGCCGAGGGTGGCCCGTCGGGTAGCGCGGGATTCGTCGGCGATGCGCTGTGCCGGTGCGGTGAGCCGGAGCCGGCCGACCCGCCGGTCGTCGGGGTCCGCGGTGCGGATCAGCAGGCCGTCGGCGGAGAGTCGTGACACCAGGGTCGAGGCCGTGTTGGGTGCCAGGCCGAGTTCCGTCGCGGCTTCCCGCACCGAGATGCCGGGCTGGCGACCCACCAGTCGCAACAGCTCCGCCTGCGACTCGGGGAGCCCGGTGCCGATCCTCGGCCCGCCGCCGGCCCGGCGCACGTGGCGGCGGAAGCGGCCGGCAGTGGCCAGGAGTTCACCGGCGAGATCGGTCTGGGTGTGCACCCGCTCCACAGTACCTCTGTTACAGAGCTAACTATCGCGACTTCGGCGCGCACACCGTCGCTCACCGAACGTTCCCGCGCCGAAATCGCGGGGGTGGGGTGGGCGTCGGGCAAGATGGCAGCATGTCCACATCCGATTTCGACGACTTCCCGCTGTCACAGTCCGAGGAGCTCGACTCCGACGAGATTCGCAACGCGGACGGTGATGAGGTAGTCGACCCGCCCGAACGCTGGATCCCGGCCAAGGACGACGAAACCCTCGACGAGCGACTGTCCGAGGAGGAGCCCGACGTCACCGCCGACACGGAAGCCGGTGCCGACGGTGCGGACGAGGATGATGCGACCGAAGCGCACGACTCCGACGCCGGCGGTGGCCTCGAGGTCGTCAGCGGTGACGAACTCGACCACCTCGACACTCAACGCCATGGTGTCGAGAAGGGTCAGATCGACGGGACTCCGGAGGACGGCGCCTCGTTCTTCGACGTCATCGAGTAACGGGGGCTACTCGGCTTCGGCCGCCTGAAGCACGACGACGGACCGCGCCTGGACAGTCAGTGTGGCCTTGGCGGAAACGGGACTGAAGGCCGCAGGCTCCGCCCCCTCCACCGTGTAGATGACCGGCTGCCACGCTGCGCCGAATTCCTCGGGCGGCAGGTTGAAGTCGATGGGCTCGTGGTGGGCGTTGAAGCACATGACGAACGAGTCGTCGGTCACGCGCTGCCCGCGGGGATCGAGGTCTGGGATGCCCTGGCCGTTGAGATAGACGGTGATGGACTTGCCGAAGCCGGAGTCCCAGTCCTCGTCGCTCATCTCCGAACCGTCGGGCGCGAACCACGAGATGTCCGGCAGGCGCTCCGACCCGCGAACGCGGACCGGACGCCCGTCGAAGAACCGTCGCCTGCGGAAGATCGGATGCGCCGCGCGAAGGGCGGCGACCGACTGGGTGAACTCGATCAAGGCGGCGTCGGCGGTGGCCCAGTCGATCCAGGTGATCTCGTTGTCCTGGCAGTAGCCATTGTTGTTGCCACCCTGGGTACGTCCCAACTCGTCGCCGTGACAGATCATCGGAACGCCCTGGCTGAGGATGTTCGTGGTCAGGAAGTTGCGCACCTGCTGAGCCCGCAATGCGCGGATCTCCGGGTCGTCGGTCTCTCCCTCGACGCCGCAGTTCCAGGAACTGTTGTTGCTCTCCCCGTCGTTGTTGCCCTCGCCGTTGGCCTCGTTGTGCTTGTCGTTGTAGGACACCAGGTCCCGCAACGTGAAGCCGTCGTGTGCGGTGACGAAGTTGATCGACGCGACAGGCCTGCGCGCCGTGTGCTCGTACAGGTCGGCCGACCCGGTGAGCCGGGATGCGAACTCGCCGAGGCTGGCATCCTCACCTCGCCAGAAGTCGCGGACGGTGTCGCGGTACTTGCCGTTCCACTCGGTCCACTGAGGCGGGAAGTTGCCGACCTGGTATCCGCCGGGGCCGACGTCCCATGGCTCCGCGATCAGCTTCACCTGGCTGACGGTCGGATCCTGCTGGACCAGTTCGAAGAACGTCGAGAGCTTGTCGACGTCGTAGAACTCGCGGGCGAGGGTGGACGCCAGGTCGAAGCGGAACCCGTCGACGTGCATCTCGGTCACCCAGTAGCGCAGCGAGTCCATGATCAACTGCAGCGCATGCGGATGGCCGGCGTTCAGGCTGTTACCGGTGCCGGTGTAGTCCATGTAGTAGCGCTTGTCGTCGTCGACCAGCCGGTAGTACGCCGCGTTGTCGATACCGCGCATCGACAGCGTGGGACCCATGTGGTTGCCCTCGGCCGTGTGGTTGTAGACCACGTCGAGGATGACCTCGATGTTCGCCTCGTGCAGCGCCCGCACCATGGCCTTGAATTCTTGGACCTGACCGCCGGGGGTGGCGCTGGCACCGTACTTGGAGTCCGGCGCGAAGAAGCCGATGGTGTTGTAACCCCAGTAGTTGGACAGCCCCTTGTCGATCAGCGTGGAGTCGTTGGCGAAGTGGTGCACCGGCATCAATTCGATCGCCGTGATTCCCAGGTTCTGCAGGTGCTCGATGATGGCGGGGTGGGCGATGGCCGCGTACGTGCCGCGGCTGCGCTCCGGGATGTCGGGATGCGTCTCGGTCAGGCCCTTGACGTGCGCCTCGTAGATGATCGAGTCGGCGTACTCGTGCTGCGGCGGTCGGTCGGTGCCCCAGTCGAAGAACGGGTTGATGACCACCGACTTCGGCATGCTGGCTGCGGAGTCCTCGTCGTTACGGCTGTCGGGATCGCCGAAGTCGTAGGCGAACAGCGACTGGTCCCAATGGAACGCGCCGTCGATGGCCTTGGCATAGGGATCCAGCAGCAGCTTGTTGGGGTTGCAGCGCAGTCCCGACGGCGGGTCGTGCGGGCCATGCACGCGATAGCCGTACCGCTGGCCCGGCTCGACGTCGGGGACGAAGCCGTGCCAGACGAAGCCGTCTACCTCGGGGAGCTTGAGCTTGGTCTCGGTGCCGTCGGCGTCGAACAGGCAAAGCTCGACCATCTCCGCGACCTCACTGAACACGGCGAAGTTGCTGCCCGACCCGTCATAGGTGGCGCCCAGCGGGTAGGCCTTGCCGGGCCACATCTCCCAATCCATGGGGATCGTTTCCTTGTCAACGGCATCGGGTTGCGAGGCCGGCATGACGGGAGACGTTGCGGTGTCCTTGGAACTGGAGGCGGGGGTGGCGGGGGTCAAGTCAAACCCTTCTGGTGAAGCTGGTGAATGGATCAAGACGACGATATGGCACGACGGGGTGGGGCACCATGGCGGGCGAGTGGCTCGACATGGAGGTACGCGGTTTTGTTTACCGGCCCTGAACTGCCC contains:
- the glgX gene encoding glycogen debranching protein GlgX, whose product is MPASQPDAVDKETIPMDWEMWPGKAYPLGATYDGSGSNFAVFSEVAEMVELCLFDADGTETKLKLPEVDGFVWHGFVPDVEPGQRYGYRVHGPHDPPSGLRCNPNKLLLDPYAKAIDGAFHWDQSLFAYDFGDPDSRNDEDSAASMPKSVVINPFFDWGTDRPPQHEYADSIIYEAHVKGLTETHPDIPERSRGTYAAIAHPAIIEHLQNLGITAIELMPVHHFANDSTLIDKGLSNYWGYNTIGFFAPDSKYGASATPGGQVQEFKAMVRALHEANIEVILDVVYNHTAEGNHMGPTLSMRGIDNAAYYRLVDDDKRYYMDYTGTGNSLNAGHPHALQLIMDSLRYWVTEMHVDGFRFDLASTLAREFYDVDKLSTFFELVQQDPTVSQVKLIAEPWDVGPGGYQVGNFPPQWTEWNGKYRDTVRDFWRGEDASLGEFASRLTGSADLYEHTARRPVASINFVTAHDGFTLRDLVSYNDKHNEANGEGNNDGESNNSSWNCGVEGETDDPEIRALRAQQVRNFLTTNILSQGVPMICHGDELGRTQGGNNNGYCQDNEITWIDWATADAALIEFTQSVAALRAAHPIFRRRRFFDGRPVRVRGSERLPDISWFAPDGSEMSDEDWDSGFGKSITVYLNGQGIPDLDPRGQRVTDDSFVMCFNAHHEPIDFNLPPEEFGAAWQPVIYTVEGAEPAAFSPVSAKATLTVQARSVVVLQAAEAE
- a CDS encoding MarR family winged helix-turn-helix transcriptional regulator, with amino-acid sequence MHTQTDLAGELLATAGRFRRHVRRAGGGPRIGTGLPESQAELLRLVGRQPGISVREAATELGLAPNTASTLVSRLSADGLLIRTADPDDRRVGRLRLTAPAQRIADESRATRRATLGAALARLDPDQRDRLSEGLVVLAEVTRLLHEEPA
- a CDS encoding ATP-binding cassette domain-containing protein, which codes for MKPPAARPPAIDCRNLTHRYGDFTAVDDLTLEVRAGETVGLLGPNGAGKTTVVRVLTTLTPVQDGEVRIFGLDARRDTMDIRHNLGYVPQQLSIESALTGRQNVDLFARLYDVPRRQRRGRVDEALSAMNLLDVAENLASTYSGGMVRRLELAQALVNRPSLLILDEPTVGLDPIARDAVWSQVADMQEEYGMTVLLTTHYMEEADALCDRVALMHHGALRAVGSPQDLKSALSSDAAPNATLEDVFRHYAGETLTGDTARRQLSEIRSSRRTARRVS
- a CDS encoding cellulase family glycosylhydrolase, whose amino-acid sequence is MRNVFKIVAAVATVAVVSATATAVIHPESRTLPFIETASINTSGSTVGISDSDIYGMSPDDVNRTFDLMTATGIRNVRVMMPWAGMEPNPGQYDFGQVDLMVDAANARGMSVLGTLVSSPGWAVEPGLPAVSSPPASAGTYGDFAGATASHFRGRVAAYEIWNEPNAAMSWTSGPQGPEPAVYAGLLKAAYPKIKGADPSALVLGGVVGAVVSFFSLTMDPVTFIEQMYAAGAKGSFDALSYHPYQYTTMFSAGGNLANSPILQVAAIHDRMSANGDGGKKIWATEYGEPTSSADEATQAAYLTDFLATWRTLPYAGPAYVYTTRDRNTGSGAPDDTFGLYRSDWTPKPAQAAVQALA
- a CDS encoding ABC transporter permease, which encodes MSVDAVTVELIRAPRGIGRVNGLLRRMGAFALVELQKLSHDRSELLTRMVQPALWLLIFGQTFSRLHVIDTGDVPYLAFLAPGIIAQSALFISIFYGIQIVWDRDAGILAKLMVTPAPASALITGKAFAAGVRSVAQVVGVMVIAYLMGIHLTANPLRILAAMGVVVLGSAFFACLSMTLAGLVRNRDRQMGIGQAITMPLFFASNALYPVDLMPQWLRWLSAVNPLSYEVNALRALLLGTPGNTWLDVTVLLVAAALGVFSASMLLCRLVR